TGACGCGGCGCCTGCGCGTGTTCGACGATCCGTCGCTGCAGATCTGGTTCGTCGTCGCAGGCATCGGCGCTTTCCTTATCCTTCTCGGCATCGTCGCCTTCCTTGTGCAGATCGTCGTCAGCATCCGGCGGCGTGAGGCGTTGCGCGATGTGACCGGCGATCCGTGGGAGGCGCGAACGCTGGAATGGGCGACTTCGTCGCCGCCGCCCGTCTACAATTTCGCCTTCACCCCGATCGTCCACGATAACGATGCTTGGTGGGATATGAAGCGGCGCGGCTACCGCCGTCCGCTTGAAGGCTTCAAGGCGATCCTCATGCCGAGCAATACCGGGACGGGAGTCATTCTGGCCGGATTGAGCACGGCGCTGGCCTTCGGGTTGATCTGGTACATGTGGTGGTTGGCCGCGCTGAGTTTCATCGGGCTGCTCGCGGTCGCGATCGGTCACACCTTCAACTATCACCGCGATTTCCAGATATCGGCTTCGGACGTCGTGCGGACTGAGAGCGAGCGCACGCGCCTTCTGGCAGCGGGAGCCTGAGCCATGACAATCGCGATAGCGCCGCCGAAGGATGCTTCTACCATCTTTTATGTGGCGGACGAGCATCCGCATGCCGAGGGTGGCAGCACCATGCTCGGCTTCTGGATCTATTTGATGAGCGACTGTCTCATCTTCGCGATCCTGTTTGCGACTTATGGCGTGCTGGGCGCCAACTATGCGGCCGGTCCGGCCCCCAAGGATCTGTTCGACCTGTCGCTGGTGGCCGTCAACACATCGATGCTTCTGTTGTCATCCATTACCTATGGCTTCGCCATGCTGGCGATGGTGAAGGGTCGCGTCGCGCAGGTGCAGGGGTGGCTCGCCATCACTGGACTCTTCGGCCTCGCCTTTCTCGGCATCGAACTTTACGAATTCGCACACATGATCCACGAAGGTGCGACGCCGCAGCGCAGCGCCTTCCTGTCGTCATTCTTTACGCTGGTCGGTACCCACGGTCTGCATGTGACTTTCGGCATTCTTTGGCTCGTAACGCTGATGGTCCAGGTTGCCCGCCATGGCCTGATCGTGGCGAACCGGCGGCGGCTGATGTGCCTGAGCATGTTCTGGCATTTTCTTGACGTCATCTGGATCGGCGTCTTCACCTTCGTCTATCTGATGGGGATGCTGCGATGAATGCTGAAACGCGTGCTGCACATAGTTCCGCGGCGCATGATGATGCTCACACGCATGGCGGGCAGTCGCATGGTTCGCTGCGCAGCTATCTGACAGGATTCGGTCTCTCGGTCATTCTGACCGCGATTCCGTTCTGGCTTGTCATGAGCGATGCCCTTGGCAACAAGCAAGTGACTGCATTCTTGATCATGGCATTCGCTGCCGTGCAGATCGTGGTCCATATGATCTACTTCCTGCATATGGATACGCGATCGGAGGAAGGGTGGAGCATGATGGCGCTGATCTTCACCATCATCATGGTCATGATTGCGCTGACCGGCTCGCTATGGGTGATGTATCACCTCAACATCAACATGATGCCGGTGCACGATATGAGTCAGATGCCGTGATTGCTGCCGCGCCTGCGAGAGATATTCAACATCGGCGCGATATAATCACCGCCAGCCGACGGTTCGAATTCGCGCGCTCGGCACGCTCGAAGCTCACCCTATGCTTGCTGGCTGTGTTGGCCGCGCTCGGCGTCGTGGCTTTGACGGCGCTGGGTGTATGGCAGCTCGAGCGGCGGATCTGGAAGCTGCAACTGATCGGTCAGGTCGAGCAGCGTATTCACGCTGCGCCGGTCGCCGTGCCAGGGCCTGAGACATGGCCGCGGATCAATGCCGCCGACGATGCTTATCTGAGGGTGCGCGCCACTGGCCATTTCCTCAACGACCGTGAAACATTGGTGCAGGCTGTCACGGAACGCGGAAGCGGCTACTGGGTGATAACCCCGTTTCGCACCATCCAAGGGTTCACAGTGCTGGTCAATCGTGGCTTTGTTCCGCCAGATTTGCGTGATTCCGAGAAGCGGAAGAAGGGGCAGGTTGCGGGAGAGACGATCGTAACGGGCTTGGTCCGTATGACGGAACCGAAAGGCGGTTTCCTGCGGTCGAATGATCCGGCGGCCGGCCACTGGTATTCTCGCGATGTTGCCGCCATTGCCGCCGCGCGCGGTTTGTCTGAAGTTGCACCATTCTTCATCGATGCGGATACGACGCCCAATCCGGGCGGATGGCCAGTGGGAGGTCTGACGGTCATCGCCTTTCCAAACAATCATCTGGTCTATGCTTTGACGTGGTTTGCACTGGCTCTCATGTTGGCCGGGGCAATGGGATTCGTCGCGCGAGACGAGTGGCACTTTCGCCGAAACCTCCTAGATTGTGGGGCAGATCGTCCGCGAGCGGCCAGCAACGGCGAAACGACGAGTAAAGCGTTGTAGCAAGACTGGACTGGGATGCCCTTCAAAACGCATGCGCTGACAGCGACAGGTGCGAGCGCCGGCTCGCGCGGAGCAGAGGCTATCCAGCCGTCCAGACAGAAGGGATCGGCCACGGGTGCGGCCATTCCGCCGCCGCCTGTCGACGATACCACCAACCGTAAAAACATGGCGCTCCTGATTCAGCTTCGCTGGATCGCCGTGGGCGGCCAGATCGTGACCATTGCCTTTGTGCAGGTTTGGCTCGGCATCACCTTGCCGCTTGTCCCGATGGCTGTCGTACTTTGTGCGCTGGTGGTGCTCAATGTCGCGAGCCTCGTCTGGCTGCGTAACCGGGCCGAAGTCAGCAACCGCGAATTGTTAATCGCTCTCATGCTCGATGTCGCCGCTTTGACCGCTCAGCTTTATTTGAGTGGAGGAGCGACAAACCCGTTCACATCTCTCTATCTCCTGCAAGTTACGCTGGGCGCTGTGCTTCTTGACGCGCGATCGACCTGGTCGCTCGTCGCGCTCACCTGTGCGAGTTTTGCGGGTCTTATGGTTTTCTACCACCCGCTCCAACTGCCCGCCGAGACCGGCGATCTATTCAATTTGCATATCATCGGCATGTTCGTTGGTTTCGCTCTGGATGCGACGCTGCTTGTCGTGTTCGTGGCGCGTATCACTCAAAACCTGCGTGAGCGCGATGCCCATGTCGCTGCGCTACGGCAACACGCGGCGGAGGAGGATCACATTGTCCGGATGGGGTTGCTTGCGTCGGGTGCCGCGCACGAACTTGGTACGCCGTTGGCGTCTCTATCCGTGATCCTCAGTGACTGGCGGCGTATGTCGGCGCTGTCTTCCGATCCCGAGATGGCGGACGATATGGAGGAGATGCAGTCAGCGTTGCAGCGTTGCAAATCGATTGTTACGGGTATTCTTGTATCGGCTGGCGAAGCACGGGGTGAGGCGTCCTCCGCGACGACGGTGAATAATTTCCTGGCCGAGCTCGTCGCGGAATGGCGCGAGGCGCGGGCGGTCTCAACGCTCTCCTATGAGAACAGGTTCGGCACCGATCTTGCCATCGTCTCGGATACGGCGCTCAAGCAAGTCGTTTTCAACGTGCTCGACAATGCGTTCGAAGTGTCGCCGAGTTGGGTGGAGTTTGCTGCCGAGCGTGATGACGAAGCGCTTGTGCTCCGCGTCAGTGATAATGGGCCTGGATTTGATTCAGAGATGCTTATGCATCTGGGCAAGCCCTATCAATCCAGCAAAGGGCGTCCCGGTGGTGGCCTTGGGCTGTTCCTGGTGACGAATGTAGTCCGCAAGCTTGGCGGGTCGGTGACGGCGCGGAACCGCCTGCAGGGCGGCGCGACCGTCACTTTGATCCTGCCGCTGGCCACGCTTGCGATCGGAGGTCGCGGATATGCCGGATGACCGTCTGCTGATGATCGTCGAGGACGACCCTGGATTTGCTAGAACGCTCAAGCGATCGTTCGAGCGGCGCGGATACGAAGTGCTGCTTGCGGCAGGATACGAGGATATTCGCGAAATCCTGAAGACGCATTCTCCAGGCTACGCTGTTGTGGACCTTAAGCTGGCAGGTGTCTCAGGACTCGCCTGTGTGGAAGAACTCCATGCCCACGACGAGGATATGCTTATTGTTGTGTTGACTGGCTTCGCGAGTATCGCGACAGCGGTGGAAGCAATCAAACTCGGCGCCTGCCATTATCTCGCCAAACCGTCGAGCACCGATGATATCGAAGCGGCGTTCAGGAAGGCGGCCGGCGACACGGCGGTGACGCTTGCGGAGCGTCCAACCTCGATCAAAACCCTTGAATGGGAGCGCATCCATCAGACGCTGATGGAAACCGACTTCAATATCTCCGAAACGGCAAGGCGCCTTGGCATGCACCGGCGAACGTTGGCCCGCAAGCTTGAGAAGCGCCAAGTCAAATAATGAAACGCCTGTCGAATGACACATAAGTCTGAATCAGGTTCGTAAAAAACTTTGATACATCAATCGCTACAACACCTGCGGTCTGCAAGGGCAGACGGACCGCTCTTGCCGTCGGCAAGTCAATCAGCGTTCAATCTACGTGCCTGCGATTGTCGCCACCTTCGATATTGGTCTGGGAGGGGTTCTGAATTTCGTACGAAAGGCTGTCGAAAAATGTGAGAGGTCGTTGAAGCCAACGCCATAGGTGATTTGGGTCACAGAATACACGGCCTGGCGCGGATCGGCGAGCGCTCGTTGTGTCTCGTCAAGTCTCAACTCAAGCAAGGCGCGGCCGAATGACGTTTCCGCAGCTTCAAATCGATTGTGAATGGTTCTGATCGACACATTCAAATGCTTGGCCAAAGTCTGCGGCGACAGGTTCGGGTTCATCAAATGACGCCTTATAAAAGCGAATATTCTTTCGATTTCGGAGAGACGCTCCTTCGCTGTATTTAGCTCTGACGTGTTGTGCGCAGTAAGAAGCGCGACGAGATTGCAAAGGTTGTCGGCCAGCAACTCCGCCTCATCGGCCGATTGACAAGTCGGCCTTGTCTCGTGATGTTTGCGCTGGGATCAAACATGCGGCGATGAACATCATTGCACCTGAGCGATACGGCCATTGGGTAGGGCTCAGCGGCTCCTTTTCTGAAACGCCAAGTTCTCGCCAGTGACGGTTAGATTCATACCATTCTCGGTGGAGACGTCTTGTGCGCTGTCTCGCGCGAAGCTGACCGGGATATCTCTCAACGTGAGAGCCAGCGCAGGCGGAACACGATATAAAGCTATCGCGATTATTTTCCTGGCTTCGAATGCTTGGCCTAGTTCATCACCCGTGGCAACCACAGCGCGATTTCGGGAAACATCAGCAGCAATCCGAGGCCGATCAGCTGTAAGATCATGAACTGCACCATGCCCCGATAGATGTCGCTTAGCTCCCATTGCGGCACGACGCCTTTCAGAAAATAGGCCGATAATGCCACCGGCGGTGACAGCCAGGCCGTCTGTAAACACACAGCTACCAGCGTACAGAACCAGATCAGATCAATTCCAAGCTTCTGAACCAGAGGAAGCATGATCGGGACGACGATCAGCGCGATCGGCACCCATTCCAGCGGCCAGCCGAGCACGAAGATAAGTGCCAGAATCAAGATGAGCATGATCGTCGGCGGAAACGGAAGTTCGATCAGCCATTCGGCGATCATGTTGGCTGTCCCAAGTCGCGCAAAGATTGCGCCGAAATAATTCGAGGCAGCCACAAGCAGCAGGATCATGCAAGACGATTCGAGCGTTGCGTAGAGCGTCTTCTTGAGTTTCGGCCAGGTCATGGTCCGCGTTATGAGCGTAAGCATGAAAATGACGAACGCTCCGACCGCCCCGGCGTCCGTAGGCGTTGCGATACCTGCCAGTATCACGCCCAGCGTACCGAGAATGGCGATGATGACCGGAATGACGCCGACCGCAAGCTCCTTCAGGACGGTGATTTTGCTCGCGGCGCGTTCGCCCATCGGCAGTGGCGGGCCATAAGCCGGGTCATAGTAACACATGCCGAGACAATATAAGATGTAGAGCCCCGCCAGCATCAATCCCGGAACCACCGCCGCGACGAACAAGTCGGTGGTCGGCACGCCGACCGCCGGCCCCATGACAATCAGCATCACAGATGGCGGGATGAGGATGCCGAGTGTGCCTCCGGCAGTGATGGCGCCGGCCGACATCCGAACATCGTATTTTGAGCGGATCATCGACGGCGCCGCCATCACGCCAAGCAGCGTGACCGATGAACCCACAATTCCTGTCGCGGCCGCAAAGATTGTTGCTGTGATGAGCACTGCGAGATACAGCGAGCCCCGAACATTCGCAAGCAACTGCTGCACGCCACGAAAAAGCTTCTCCATCAGTCCGGACTGTTCGAGCAGATAACCCATGAACAGAAAGAACGGAACCGATGCCAGCGACGTCTCCTTCATGACCGAGAAGAATTGCAGAGTCATCAGGTGAATTGCGACCGGTCCAAGCGCAAACCAGCCGACGCCGAGCGCGACCGCGACCAGCGTGAAAGCAATCGGAAAGCCGATAAAGATCGTCGTGAAGAGAAGAACCAGAGACAGAAGCCCGATGATCTCGTTAGACATGGGGTCTCTCTTCGATACGATCAGTCGCGGAGACCGGATTGAACCTCGGGACCCAATGGCCTGTCTTCCAGGCATGGATCGAGCGCAACAGCTCGCCGGCGCCCTGAATGAGGAGCAAGACGCACGTTGTCGGCAGCACTGCCTTCAATGGCCAGATGCGCGGCAGCCACGGTGACGTCACGCTGCGTTCATCGCGCAGGAAGGAGGTCCAGAAAAAGTCCCAGGTGACAAAAAGAAAAATGATGAGCGGTGGAAAGAAGAAAATGAGATAGCAGAGCGTGTCCACCATCCCTTGCCTTCGCGGCGACCATTGTCCGTAATAGATGTCGGTGCGGATATGTCCGCCCCGCTGCAGCGTGTAGGCGGATCCCAGCATAAAGAAAGTGCCGTAGGTGATGAATGTCACATCGTAGGCCCAGACTGTCGGCGCATTAAGGAAGTAACGCGCGGTGACTTCGTAAACGAGCGCTAGCACCATCGGCACGATGAGCCAGCTGACGAGCCAACCCGACCACAGGGCGGGTTTGTCGATGATGTGGATCAGACGCGTGATTGCCGGTTCTCGGTCATTCGTCATCGCAATCCCCCTTTCGTGACACGCGGTTTTCGCCCATGTGCGTGTCTTGTCGCGGCAGCAATGCCGGTCCGAGCCACAGCGGCCGGACCGGCACGAGCGGCACCGCTATTTATCCAGTGCCGAATTGCCGAGCTCCGAATAGAGATCGAGAATTTTTGTCCAATACGGCACGACGGTTTTTGCAAACGTGCGCTGACTGTCGAGGACCTCTTTAAAGAAGGGGTCCTTTGCCGCATATCGATCGAGCACCGTATTCGTGGCTTTCACGAATTCGGGATAGAACTCTTTTGGAGTATCGAGAATCTTGACACCGTGCTTCTCGCGGAGCTCGAAGATTGCCTGAGCATTACGCCAGACATTGAAGGTATAGGTCTCGCCGATCGACGCCAGTGAAGCCGCTTCGAGAATCGCCCGCTGGTCGGCCGGGAGCTTGGCGTACCAATCCTTATTCCAGAGGATTTCTCCGACGTCGGTCGATTGATGGAGCCCCTGCAGGTAGTAGTTCTTCCAGACAGTATGCAGACCCAGGTTGCGGTCGTCGGCCGGTCCGATCCATTCGGCCGCGTCGATCGTGCCGCGTTGCGCCGCCGGAACGATTTCGCCGCCTGGCATCGCCACCGCAGCGATTCCCATTTCCTTGAAAATCTCGCCGGTGATACCGGGTGGCGAACGATATTTCATGCTCTTGAAGTCAGCCACGTCCTTGATCGGCCGCTTGAACCAGCCAAGCGGATCAGGACCCATCGGCTGCACCATGTGTGCTACGATTCTGACTTTCAGAACGTCGCTGTACAATTTGTCGAGCAGCTTGTTGCCGCCGCCCTCGTAAAGCCAGGCGACATGTGACAGCTGATCAAGCCCGGCGCCCGCGCCCGCCATCGGATTGGAGAACAATCCGGCGGCCGGATGCTTGCCGGACCAGTAATGGGTCCAGGCATAGCCGGCCTCGACGATGCCCTTGTCGACGGCGTCGAGGATTTCGAAAGCCGGAACGATGGCACCATCCGGCAGAACTTCGATCTTGATCTTGCCGTTCGACATCTTGTCGACGCGTTCGGCATATCGCTTCAAGAGTTCAAAATAGATACTTGCCGTCGGCACGGCCGTCTGCATGCGGATTTTCTGTTGTGCCCACGCCGAGGTTGCGGCGAATAACACAACGAAGGCGATGAATAATGACTTCAGCAGTCTGTACGACATCAATCTGTAGGGCATTGGCTATCTCCTCACTAGATCGCACCGCGGACTTCTTATCGGCAGGGATTGCCGCCGGCCGCTTGTGATGGGCGCGTTGTTTCACGCCACGTTTTGCAGTTGGTCTACGCGTGAATGAATCTCCTCCATGATCATGTCGGATGCTTTCTCGGCAATCATGATCACCGGCAGATTGGTGTTGCCTGAAACAAGTGTCGGCATGATCGAGCAATCGACCACCCAGAGATTATCGATACCGCGCAAGCGCAGGCGCGGATCGACGACCGCATCCGTGTCTGTTCCCATGCGACAGGTGCCGGATGGATGAAAGATCGTTGCGCCGGAGTTGCGCGCAAATTCGAGAAGATCCCGCTCGGTCGTTGCCGAGGGGCCCGGCAGAAATTCTTCCGCGACATAGCTCTTGAGTGGCTGCGTCGCGGCCAGTTTGCGGGCGAAGGCCATGGCTGCCGTGACGCACCGGCGATCGAGGTCAGTGTCAAGATAATTGGCGTACATGAGCGGCGCGTCGAGCGGGTTGGCGGAAGCGAGCTTGACGCAACCACGGCTCGAAGGGCGCAGCTGACATACCGAAAGCGTAAATCCCGAAAAGGGATGCGGCTTTGCTCCTGCCAAATCAGCACTCAGTGTCGCAATGTGAAACTGGATGTCGGGCGTCGTGCTCTCGTTGAGGACGGCGGTGAAGAGACCGCCCTGATTGATCCCGACCGCAAGCGGACCCCTTCGCAGGAAAAGCCATTGCAGGCCGATCAGGGCGCGACCGAACAGCGAATTGAGCTGGTCGTTGGTCGTGATCCGTTTGGCGCATTTGTAGATCAGGCGGATCTGCAGGTGGTCCTGGAGATTGGCGCCGACGGCTGGGCGATCGACCCGCACGGGAATTCCGTGTTCCTGCAGATGCGCTGCGGGTCCGATCCCGGACAGCATCAGCAACTGTGGCGATTGTAACGCACCAGCCGACAGGATGACGCCGTGCTTCGCCCTGATCTCGTGATCTTCGCTGTCCGTGCGATAGCGTACGCCGACTGCGCGCTTACCCTCGAAGATCAATCCTGTAGCGTGTGCATCGGTCAACAGGCGGAGGTTCTGTCGCTTTCGGGCGGGTTTGAGATAGGCTTTGGCTGCGCTCATGCGCAATCCGTTGTGGGTCGTGAGCTGATAATAGCCGACACCTTCCTGATTGCCGCTGTTGAAATCTTTGGTCTCCGGCACGCCGAGTGCCTTTGCCGATGCAATGACGGCTTCGATCAACTCATGCCTCGCCCGGATCGATCTCACAGATACGGGGCCATTGGCGCCATGCGCTTGATCGTTGGCGTGATCCGGATTGTTTTCGAGCTTGCGAAAGTAAGGCAGCACGCTGCTCCAGCCCCAGCCGAGGCAACCGAGTTTTTCCCAACGGTCATAGTCTTCAGATTGCCCGCGGATCGCGATGAGACCGTTGATGGAGCTGCTTCCGCCGAGCACCTTGCCGCGCGGCCAATAGATGCGGCGGCCATTCATGTTCGGATCAGGTTCGGTGAAGAAGGCCCAATTGACCTTCTTGTCCCACATCGTCTTGCCGTAGCCGATCGGAATATGGATCCAGGGATTCGAATCCCTCGGGCCTGCCTCGAGGAGCACAACGCGAAGGCGGCCGTCGGCGCTCAGACGATTGGCCAGCACGCAGCCCGCCGAACCCCCACCGACGATGACAAGATCACAGTCCCCGTCTTGCATCCGAACGTCTCCCCCGCGACCGCTCTTGACGGCGGTTCGCATGATTGAACTTGACGCCGATGCGGCGAAAGGGTCAATCAGAAAGTGAAACAAAAAAAACCGTTAAACGAAATAATGCGCGGCTTGAAATCGTCGCGCGCAATGCGTTTTCACAACGATCGCTGAGGAGACACATGGGACGATCCCGGCACAAGCAACTGGCAGAACAGCGAAGCGAGGCGGGCAGGCACAGCCGGCCGGCGGTGACCCGCGCGTTGGGTCTCCTGGAAGCATTGGTTGCGATTGAAGGCCCTGCATCGTTGATCGAACTCGCGCGGCATCTCGATATTCCACAGGCGACTGCATTCCGGCTTTGCCAGCGACTGGAAGACGAAGGCTACCTGATCCGAGAAGGCGGGACCCGAAAGTACGCCGTCAGCGCGCGGCTCACACGGCTTGGCATTGGTATCTTGCGGTCGACTGGACCGCTGAGCGCGCGCCACGCGATACTCGCAGATCTCGTGGAAAGCGTGGGGGAGACCTGCAACCTGACTGCGCTGGCGGGGGCCGAGGTCCTTTATCTCGATCGCGTGGAAACGCGCTGGCCATTACGGCTGATGCTCGAGCCGGGATCGCGCGTGCCCATGCACTGCACCGCCAGCGGGAAACTGTTACTCGCATCGCTGCCGAAACCCACGCGGCAACAAATTCTCAAAACGCTCAAGCTCACCCCGAACACGGCGAATTCGATGACCAACCGCGCTGATCTTGATCGCGATCTGCAACGCATCGTGCGGCGGGGCTACAGCACCGACAACGAGGAATTTCTCGCGGGCCTCATCGCTGTCGCTGTCCCGATCAAAGATGAGCGCGGCAGGACATTCGCGGCGGTGGCTTGCCACGCTCCTGTCGCGCGCCTCGACCTGAAGTCGGCGATTGCGCTTGTGCCGGCGCTGCAGACCGCCGCCGCAAAACTGGCCAAGACCTTTGAGGTCTGACCTGTACATCGTTATGCGCTTTGCTGCGGGCGCATATCCTCACGACGGACGCCGGCGACGACGACAGGCTTTTTCATCGCGTCTCGGCGGAAGGGTTCGCCGAGTTCCTGATTGAGGATGACTTCGATGAAGGTTGTGACATTTCGCTTTTGAGCGTCGCAAGCTTCCTGCAGCGCCGCAGTGAGCTCGCGCTGGGTGCGCACCGTGACACCTTTGAGTCCGCAGCCTTCGGCGACCTTGGCGTAGCTGAGGTTCGGGTTGAGCTCGGTCCCGACGAAGTTGTCGTCGTACCACAGCGTCGTGTTGCGCTTTTCCGCGCCCCATTGGTAATTGCGGAAGATGACCATGGTGATCGCCGGCCAATCCTTGCGGCCGATCGAACTCATTTCGCTCATCGAAATGCCGAAAGCACCGTCTCCGGCGAATCCAACCACAGGCACGTCTGGACAGCCGATCTTGGCGCCGATGATCGAAGGAAAGCCGTAGCCGCAGGGCCCGAACAGGCCGGGTGCGAGATATTTGCGGCCCTTCTCGAAGGTCGGATAGGCGTTGCCGATTGCGCAGTTGTTGCCAATGTCGGAGGAGATGATCGCATCTTTCGGCAGCCCGGCCTGGACCGCGCGCCAAGCCTGGCGCGGGGACATATGCTCCGGCTCGCGGTTGCGTGCACGCGCATTCCAGGTGGTGCCCGGATCGTCGTCCTCGTGATCCATGCTCGACAATGTCTGCAGCCAGGCTGATTTTGTCGTATGGATCAGCGCCTTGCGTTCCTCGCGACCGGCATCTCCCGCTGTGGCGGAAAGTTGCTCGAGGATCTGGCGGGCGACCTGGCCGGCATCGCCACAAATCCCGACCGTGACGGGTTTAGTCAGACCAATGCGGTCGGCGTTGATGTCGACCTGGATCACCTTGGCATTTTTCGGCCAATAGTCGATGCCATAGCCGGGCAGTGTCGAGAATGGATTAAGGCGCGTGCCAAGCGCGAGCACCACGTCGGCCTTGGCGATCAACTCCATCGCGGCTTTCGAGCCATTGTAACCGAGCGGACCGCAGGCGAGCGGGTGGCTGCCAGGGAAGCTGTCGTTATGTTGGTAATTACTACAGACCGGCGCATCGAGCTGCTCGGCGAGCGCCACGCAATCGGCAATCGCGTTGCTCAGAACGACGCCGGCGCCCGACAGGATCACAGGAAATTTCGCCTCCGAGAGCAGACGTGCAGCTTGCGCGATCGCGTTGGCGCCGCCGGCCGGACGTTCGAATTCGACGATCGCCGGCAGGGTGATGTCGATAACTTGGGTCCAGTAATCGCGCGGAATGTTGATCTGTGCCGGCGCCGACAGACGCTTGGCCTTGAGGATCACCCGGTTCAGCACCTCGGCAACGCGTGAAGGGTCGCGCACTTCCTCCTGGTAGCAGACCATATCGCGGAACAGGGCCATCTGCTCGACTTCCTGGAAGCCTCCTTGGCCGATCGTCCGGTTGGCGGCCTGCGGTGTCACCAGAAGCATCGGCGTGTGGTTCCAGTAAGCGGTCTTGACCGCGGTAACGAAGCCGGTCACCCCCGGACCGTTCTGCGCGATCGCCATCGCGATCTTGCCAGTCGCGCGCGTGAAGCCGTCGCACATCAGCCCGCCGTTTGTTTCATGCGCGACATCCCAGAAGGTGATGCCAGCCTTCGGAAACAGATCCGAAATCGG
The genomic region above belongs to Pseudorhodoplanes sinuspersici and contains:
- the xsc gene encoding sulfoacetaldehyde acetyltransferase — encoded protein: MKMTTEEAFVKVLQMHGIEHAFGIIGSAFMPISDLFPKAGITFWDVAHETNGGLMCDGFTRATGKIAMAIAQNGPGVTGFVTAVKTAYWNHTPMLLVTPQAANRTIGQGGFQEVEQMALFRDMVCYQEEVRDPSRVAEVLNRVILKAKRLSAPAQINIPRDYWTQVIDITLPAIVEFERPAGGANAIAQAARLLSEAKFPVILSGAGVVLSNAIADCVALAEQLDAPVCSNYQHNDSFPGSHPLACGPLGYNGSKAAMELIAKADVVLALGTRLNPFSTLPGYGIDYWPKNAKVIQVDINADRIGLTKPVTVGICGDAGQVARQILEQLSATAGDAGREERKALIHTTKSAWLQTLSSMDHEDDDPGTTWNARARNREPEHMSPRQAWRAVQAGLPKDAIISSDIGNNCAIGNAYPTFEKGRKYLAPGLFGPCGYGFPSIIGAKIGCPDVPVVGFAGDGAFGISMSEMSSIGRKDWPAITMVIFRNYQWGAEKRNTTLWYDDNFVGTELNPNLSYAKVAEGCGLKGVTVRTQRELTAALQEACDAQKRNVTTFIEVILNQELGEPFRRDAMKKPVVVAGVRREDMRPQQSA
- a CDS encoding IclR family transcriptional regulator, coding for MRRKGQSESETKKTVKRNNARLEIVARNAFSQRSLRRHMGRSRHKQLAEQRSEAGRHSRPAVTRALGLLEALVAIEGPASLIELARHLDIPQATAFRLCQRLEDEGYLIREGGTRKYAVSARLTRLGIGILRSTGPLSARHAILADLVESVGETCNLTALAGAEVLYLDRVETRWPLRLMLEPGSRVPMHCTASGKLLLASLPKPTRQQILKTLKLTPNTANSMTNRADLDRDLQRIVRRGYSTDNEEFLAGLIAVAVPIKDERGRTFAAVACHAPVARLDLKSAIALVPALQTAAAKLAKTFEV
- a CDS encoding GMC family oxidoreductase, encoding MQDGDCDLVIVGGGSAGCVLANRLSADGRLRVVLLEAGPRDSNPWIHIPIGYGKTMWDKKVNWAFFTEPDPNMNGRRIYWPRGKVLGGSSSINGLIAIRGQSEDYDRWEKLGCLGWGWSSVLPYFRKLENNPDHANDQAHGANGPVSVRSIRARHELIEAVIASAKALGVPETKDFNSGNQEGVGYYQLTTHNGLRMSAAKAYLKPARKRQNLRLLTDAHATGLIFEGKRAVGVRYRTDSEDHEIRAKHGVILSAGALQSPQLLMLSGIGPAAHLQEHGIPVRVDRPAVGANLQDHLQIRLIYKCAKRITTNDQLNSLFGRALIGLQWLFLRRGPLAVGINQGGLFTAVLNESTTPDIQFHIATLSADLAGAKPHPFSGFTLSVCQLRPSSRGCVKLASANPLDAPLMYANYLDTDLDRRCVTAAMAFARKLAATQPLKSYVAEEFLPGPSATTERDLLEFARNSGATIFHPSGTCRMGTDTDAVVDPRLRLRGIDNLWVVDCSIMPTLVSGNTNLPVIMIAEKASDMIMEEIHSRVDQLQNVA